From Fibrobacter sp. UWR3, one genomic window encodes:
- a CDS encoding PHP domain-containing protein, giving the protein MIRGTIITENGGYADLHLHTRLSDGTLSVEELLALTKRKGLRCISITDHDNLDSYKIAEGPARDIGIELIPGIEISAVWQGKDIHILGYFCDPTNLALNMELEDFAKQRIARVKAIIKKLNALGIDITYEKVHSYCKGKVIGRPHIAMSLVDEEYIGNFAEAFTKYLGDGCVAFVEKKGLNPQQTIRLIENAGGIAVLAHPYKSGLSDEFIEDMVEWGIKGIEVYSPAQKGAVGRKYKEMAQRFGLVGTGGSDFHTEGGAYPPGCMKMPYTVVQALKECREKSRAEWF; this is encoded by the coding sequence GTGATCCGAGGGACAATCATAACAGAGAACGGCGGCTATGCGGACCTGCACCTGCACACGCGACTTTCCGACGGCACGCTTTCCGTCGAGGAACTGCTCGCGCTCACCAAGCGCAAGGGCCTCCGGTGCATCTCCATCACCGACCACGACAACCTGGACAGCTACAAGATTGCCGAGGGGCCTGCCCGCGACATCGGGATAGAACTCATCCCGGGCATCGAAATTTCTGCCGTGTGGCAGGGCAAGGACATCCACATACTCGGGTACTTCTGCGACCCCACGAACCTCGCGCTCAACATGGAACTTGAGGATTTCGCGAAGCAGCGAATCGCCCGCGTGAAGGCGATTATCAAGAAGTTGAACGCCCTCGGGATAGATATCACCTACGAGAAGGTGCATTCCTACTGCAAGGGAAAGGTCATCGGGCGCCCGCATATCGCCATGTCGCTCGTAGACGAGGAATACATCGGGAACTTTGCGGAAGCCTTCACCAAGTACCTGGGTGACGGCTGCGTCGCCTTCGTCGAAAAGAAGGGACTCAACCCGCAGCAGACCATCCGCCTCATCGAGAACGCGGGCGGAATTGCGGTCCTCGCCCACCCCTACAAGTCGGGCCTTTCCGACGAATTCATCGAGGACATGGTGGAATGGGGAATCAAGGGTATCGAGGTCTACAGCCCCGCACAGAAGGGCGCCGTGGGCCGCAAGTACAAGGAGATGGCCCAGCGTTTCGGGCTCGTGGGTACCGGCGGCTCGGACTTCCACACCGAAGGGGGCGCCTACCCTCCCGGCTGCATGAAGATGCCCTACACCGTGGTTCAAGCCCTCAAGGAATGTCGCGAGAAATCCCGTGCGGAATGGTTCTAG
- a CDS encoding S26 family signal peptidase, producing MSSLKFKVKRLQWKNSKACLAVLVVILAIVFIFAMALRIRVLEPLQITDSSMYPRHKEKEILWMCKLPQCTDKIAYNETVWATLRNGESIIRKVIGLPGDKIDFSDRGRVKTPHGNFRWKDETAFIQRRHLHIPRKGDTLRFAQLNDIEEDYMINLLIESGRKFYVKTTLWQGDREIGIERLGSTKLGNRQVSLQEIDFLPWQDRYLLEEQIFHTEPGDSPIQIRREFYNEEDSTQITELVVPEDCYFLACTKGAFCLDSREVGYFTRSHLRGRYVKEPRIAINTVRGFVRKALAAVMINKKKTKKEAAQPESDAQPQKADSTKN from the coding sequence ATGTCGAGCCTGAAGTTTAAAGTCAAGAGACTGCAATGGAAGAATTCGAAAGCATGCCTGGCCGTGCTTGTCGTCATCCTTGCAATTGTCTTTATCTTCGCGATGGCTTTGCGTATCCGCGTGCTGGAGCCGCTACAGATTACGGATTCCTCGATGTACCCGAGGCACAAGGAAAAAGAGATTCTGTGGATGTGCAAGTTACCGCAGTGTACCGACAAGATTGCCTACAACGAGACCGTTTGGGCAACACTGCGCAACGGGGAAAGTATTATCCGCAAGGTGATTGGACTCCCCGGCGACAAGATTGACTTTTCGGACCGCGGGCGCGTAAAGACCCCGCACGGGAACTTCAGGTGGAAAGACGAGACGGCATTTATCCAGAGGCGCCACCTTCACATACCCCGCAAGGGCGACACGCTCCGTTTTGCCCAACTGAACGACATCGAAGAAGACTACATGATAAACCTGCTGATTGAATCCGGCAGGAAGTTCTACGTGAAGACGACCCTCTGGCAAGGCGACCGCGAAATCGGGATTGAACGGCTCGGTTCCACAAAACTCGGGAACCGCCAGGTTAGCCTGCAAGAAATCGACTTTCTCCCCTGGCAGGACCGCTACCTGCTCGAAGAACAGATTTTCCATACCGAACCGGGCGACTCCCCCATCCAGATTCGCCGAGAGTTTTACAACGAGGAAGATTCCACGCAAATTACCGAACTTGTGGTACCGGAAGACTGCTATTTTCTCGCCTGCACCAAGGGGGCGTTCTGCCTCGACAGCCGCGAGGTGGGCTACTTTACCAGGAGTCACCTGCGTGGGCGCTACGTGAAGGAACCGCGAATCGCGATAAACACCGTGAGAGGCTTTGTGAGAAAGGCTCTCGCAGCAGTAATGATTAACAAGAAGAAAACAAAAAAAGAGGCCGCGCAGCCCGAAAGCGATGCGCAGCCCCAAAAGGCAGATTCTACCAAGAACTAG
- a CDS encoding peptidylprolyl isomerase: MLFAFTGAFAQGKVFNKDYTGITAIEATITTHEGVIVVDLDFKAAPNTVANFVDLAQKGFYDGLTFHRVINGFMIQGGDPEGNGQGGPGYTIDDEPNDLKHEKAVISMANRGPNTGGSQFFITQMPQPHLDGKHTVFGKVISGEDVVCRIEPFDPIINIKIVEKK; this comes from the coding sequence ATGTTATTTGCTTTTACGGGTGCCTTTGCCCAGGGCAAGGTATTCAACAAGGACTACACGGGCATTACCGCTATCGAGGCTACCATTACCACACACGAGGGCGTGATTGTTGTCGACCTCGATTTCAAGGCCGCACCGAATACGGTTGCGAATTTTGTTGACCTTGCACAGAAGGGCTTTTACGATGGCCTTACCTTTCACCGCGTCATCAACGGTTTCATGATCCAGGGTGGCGACCCCGAAGGCAACGGCCAGGGTGGCCCGGGTTATACCATCGACGACGAACCGAACGACCTGAAGCACGAGAAGGCCGTCATTTCCATGGCGAACCGCGGCCCGAACACGGGCGGTTCACAGTTCTTCATCACGCAGATGCCCCAGCCGCACCTGGATGGCAAGCATACCGTCTTTGGAAAGGTTATCAGCGGCGAAGATGTCGTCTGCCGCATCGAACCTTTCGACCCCATTATTAACATCAAAATCGTGGAAAAGAAGTAA
- the lepA gene encoding translation elongation factor 4, whose amino-acid sequence MPQNDNIRNFSIIAHIDHGKSTLADRMIELTKTVAKNEMTNQLLDDMDLERERGITIKAHAIRMVYEKDGKEYILNMIDTPGHVDFTYEVSRSLAACEGAILVVDASQGIEAQTLSNLYLAIENDLTIIPVLNKVDLPGAQPDHVAELVGDLLGYDPDKIPRISAKTGLNVEQVLDKIVDEIPAPTGDSGKPLKALIFDSVYDSYRGVINYIRIVEGSLRAGMKIRMMKTGGEYMVTEVGTFSMHRDPREELSEGMVGYVLANVKTISDVKIGDTLTDAANPATEPLPGYKDILPMIYSGIYPINPEDYKDLREALEKLRLNDSAISWEPETSEALGFGFRTGFLGLLHMEIVQERLDREFNVDIITTVPNVEYHVYMSDGTMVKIESPSKLPDASRYDHIEEPYVKAQIFTPKEYVGALMTLCDEKRGEFETMEYIDEAKVILKYDLPLAEIMFDFYDRLKSVSRGYAGLDYAPSEYRRNNLVKLDILLNGDPVDAFSVIIHRDKAHTYANAICVKLKDLIPRQQFDVAIQGAIGGKIISRSTVKAVRKDVLAKCYGGDITRKRKLLEKQKEGKKRMKSIGSVEVPQKAFLAVLSLSDDSSSSGE is encoded by the coding sequence ATGCCGCAAAACGACAATATCAGAAATTTTAGCATCATCGCGCACATTGACCACGGCAAGTCTACCCTCGCCGACCGCATGATTGAACTCACGAAGACCGTCGCGAAGAACGAGATGACCAACCAGCTCCTGGACGACATGGACCTCGAACGCGAACGCGGCATCACCATCAAGGCGCACGCCATCCGAATGGTGTACGAGAAGGACGGCAAGGAATACATCCTGAACATGATCGACACGCCGGGGCACGTGGACTTCACGTACGAAGTGAGCCGCTCGCTTGCCGCCTGCGAAGGTGCTATTCTCGTGGTGGATGCAAGCCAGGGAATCGAGGCGCAGACGCTTAGCAACCTCTACCTCGCCATCGAAAACGACCTCACGATTATCCCAGTTTTGAACAAGGTGGACCTGCCGGGCGCACAGCCCGACCACGTGGCAGAACTCGTGGGCGACCTCCTGGGCTACGACCCCGACAAGATTCCGCGCATCTCCGCGAAAACGGGCCTGAACGTGGAACAGGTGCTCGACAAGATTGTAGACGAAATTCCGGCCCCCACGGGCGACAGCGGAAAACCGCTCAAGGCCCTGATTTTCGACTCCGTCTACGATTCCTACCGCGGTGTCATCAACTACATACGCATCGTGGAGGGTTCGCTCAGGGCGGGCATGAAAATCCGCATGATGAAGACCGGCGGCGAATACATGGTGACCGAAGTCGGCACGTTCAGTATGCACCGCGACCCGCGCGAAGAACTTTCGGAAGGCATGGTGGGCTACGTGCTCGCGAACGTGAAGACGATTAGCGACGTAAAAATCGGCGACACGCTCACCGATGCGGCTAACCCCGCAACAGAGCCGCTCCCGGGCTACAAGGACATTCTGCCGATGATCTATTCCGGCATCTACCCCATCAACCCGGAAGACTACAAGGATTTGCGCGAGGCGCTCGAGAAGTTACGCCTGAACGATTCCGCCATCAGCTGGGAACCGGAAACCTCCGAAGCATTGGGCTTCGGCTTCCGTACAGGCTTCCTCGGACTGTTGCACATGGAAATCGTGCAGGAACGCCTCGACCGCGAATTCAACGTCGACATCATCACGACCGTGCCGAACGTGGAATACCACGTGTACATGAGCGACGGCACGATGGTGAAAATCGAGAGCCCCTCCAAGCTCCCCGACGCAAGCCGCTACGACCACATCGAGGAACCCTACGTGAAGGCGCAGATATTTACGCCCAAGGAATACGTGGGTGCGCTCATGACGCTCTGCGACGAGAAGCGCGGCGAATTCGAGACGATGGAATACATCGACGAGGCAAAGGTGATTCTCAAGTACGATTTGCCGCTCGCCGAAATCATGTTTGACTTCTATGACCGACTGAAGTCCGTGAGCCGCGGCTATGCGGGCCTCGACTATGCGCCGAGCGAATACCGCAGGAACAACCTGGTGAAGCTTGACATTCTCCTGAACGGCGACCCGGTGGACGCGTTCTCCGTGATTATCCACCGCGACAAGGCACATACCTACGCGAACGCAATATGCGTGAAGCTCAAGGACCTGATTCCGCGCCAGCAGTTCGACGTGGCTATCCAGGGTGCGATTGGCGGGAAGATTATCAGCCGTTCTACCGTGAAGGCGGTTAGGAAGGACGTGCTCGCCAAGTGTTACGGCGGCGACATTACCCGCAAGCGCAAGCTCCTCGAAAAGCAGAAGGAAGGCAAGAAGCGCATGAAGAGCATCGGCTCGGTGGAAGTGCCGCAGAAGGCGTTCCTCGCCGTACTTTCGCTCAGCGACGATTCCAGTAGCAGCGGAGAATAG
- a CDS encoding viroplasmin family protein has protein sequence MPKQKFYAIKSPEWGKIVNSWEECETIVRGTKGLKYKSFSTMPEAQAWLSGEEVAEPAGVRVYVDGSFMPGCDKAGWAFVVVEDGKEVATGSGYTVFPAESRNIDGECMASYQAMRWLDLNDKYATICHDYEGIARWARGEWKAKSHIAQQYVAAVKPFLFRVKFEKVAAHTGVKWNERVDGLAKAAIEKLKAEGKANA, from the coding sequence ATGCCGAAGCAGAAGTTTTATGCAATCAAGAGTCCTGAATGGGGAAAAATCGTAAATTCCTGGGAAGAATGCGAGACGATTGTCCGAGGAACGAAGGGACTCAAGTACAAGTCTTTTTCGACCATGCCCGAAGCGCAGGCCTGGCTTTCGGGTGAAGAAGTTGCCGAGCCTGCAGGTGTACGTGTGTATGTCGATGGATCTTTTATGCCCGGCTGCGACAAGGCGGGTTGGGCGTTCGTCGTGGTCGAGGACGGCAAGGAAGTTGCCACGGGTTCGGGTTACACGGTTTTCCCGGCAGAAAGCAGGAACATAGACGGCGAATGCATGGCAAGCTACCAGGCGATGCGCTGGCTCGACCTGAACGACAAGTATGCGACGATTTGCCACGACTACGAGGGTATTGCCCGCTGGGCGCGCGGGGAATGGAAGGCCAAGAGCCATATCGCGCAGCAGTACGTGGCTGCGGTAAAGCCGTTCCTTTTCCGCGTGAAGTTCGAGAAGGTTGCCGCCCATACGGGTGTCAAGTGGAACGAGCGCGTGGATGGGCTTGCGAAGGCAGCCATCGAGAAGCTGAAGGCCGAGGGCAAGGCTAACGCATAA
- a CDS encoding chloride channel protein, whose amino-acid sequence MFRYGKRLGKLFAVGGYLPRILLASVIGFVTGLVAVAFHFSLGWATYVVRLPWEGAGALPKWSFAFVPMIGGLVVGLVIYKFTRTPEAAGQGTDNMIRSFHREGGVVRARVAPVKFFTSIVTLASGGSAGYEGPISQIGSGIGSGISRLFRLPKAMRGQFMLAGTAAGLGAIFKAPLAGALTSVEVLYREDFESNAFATSIVSSVVAFTVYIALVGTEPAIAGVPAIPFTNGIELLACAVLGVLCFPFSFLYVRCYDLCETRFARWKVPDWLKPAVGGAFVGAIILVFPQVAGGGFGFIGEIMRGLVPHGLFGILFLLAIAVAKIVATAFTVGSGGSGGVFGPSLFIGGVLGAMFAGICELLFPGAVRMPEMFILVGMAAFFAGAAKAPIAGVVMVCEMTGSYSLLPGLMIAAVMHIAFSRPWTIYKSQVLNKFASPAHRCDMDVDVLQVTSVGEVMEPREIKRLDAGSPLSDALKLIDLNCIYPVYDRGEYAGLLDMQAVKSTFLSSPELARHLLVSDCTVRAPMLAETMDLHAALKVFTRIEIDELCVKDRQGNLVGTLSHSAIFRAYETLVSRNA is encoded by the coding sequence ATGTTTCGCTACGGTAAACGATTGGGCAAGCTTTTCGCGGTAGGTGGATACCTGCCGCGCATTTTGCTTGCATCTGTAATCGGGTTCGTTACGGGCCTGGTGGCGGTCGCTTTCCATTTTTCTCTGGGATGGGCTACTTATGTGGTTCGGTTGCCGTGGGAGGGTGCCGGTGCACTGCCGAAGTGGAGCTTCGCGTTCGTACCTATGATTGGCGGGCTTGTCGTGGGGCTTGTCATCTACAAGTTCACGCGCACGCCCGAGGCCGCAGGCCAGGGAACCGACAACATGATACGCTCGTTCCATCGCGAGGGCGGTGTGGTGCGTGCCCGCGTGGCGCCGGTCAAGTTCTTCACGAGCATCGTCACGCTTGCAAGTGGCGGTAGCGCGGGGTACGAGGGCCCCATCTCGCAAATCGGTTCGGGCATCGGCTCCGGCATAAGCCGCCTCTTCAGGCTCCCCAAGGCGATGCGCGGGCAGTTCATGCTCGCGGGTACGGCGGCCGGGCTCGGCGCAATCTTCAAGGCGCCTCTTGCGGGCGCACTCACGTCGGTCGAGGTGCTCTACCGGGAGGATTTCGAGTCGAACGCCTTCGCGACGAGCATCGTGTCGTCGGTGGTCGCGTTCACCGTGTATATCGCCCTCGTGGGCACGGAACCTGCGATTGCGGGTGTCCCCGCCATCCCGTTCACGAACGGCATAGAACTGCTCGCGTGTGCGGTTCTGGGCGTGCTCTGCTTCCCGTTCTCGTTCCTGTACGTGCGTTGCTACGACCTGTGCGAAACGCGGTTTGCCCGCTGGAAGGTTCCCGACTGGCTCAAGCCCGCGGTGGGTGGCGCGTTCGTGGGCGCCATCATTCTCGTATTCCCGCAGGTCGCGGGCGGCGGCTTCGGGTTCATCGGCGAAATCATGCGCGGCCTTGTACCGCACGGGCTTTTTGGCATATTGTTCCTGCTGGCCATAGCAGTCGCAAAGATCGTTGCGACCGCGTTTACGGTGGGCTCGGGCGGTTCGGGCGGTGTGTTCGGGCCTTCGCTCTTCATCGGGGGCGTGCTCGGGGCGATGTTTGCAGGGATATGCGAGTTGTTGTTCCCTGGGGCGGTTCGCATGCCCGAGATGTTTATCCTCGTCGGTATGGCCGCGTTTTTTGCGGGTGCAGCGAAGGCGCCCATCGCGGGCGTCGTGATGGTCTGCGAGATGACGGGCAGCTACAGCTTGTTGCCAGGGCTCATGATTGCAGCCGTCATGCATATCGCATTCTCGCGCCCGTGGACAATCTACAAGAGCCAGGTTTTGAACAAGTTTGCAAGCCCCGCGCACCGCTGCGACATGGATGTGGACGTGCTGCAGGTAACGAGCGTGGGCGAGGTGATGGAGCCCCGCGAAATCAAGCGTCTCGATGCGGGTAGCCCGCTGAGCGATGCACTCAAGTTGATTGACCTCAACTGCATCTATCCGGTTTATGACCGCGGGGAATACGCGGGCCTGCTCGACATGCAGGCGGTGAAATCCACCTTCCTCTCGTCGCCGGAACTGGCGCGTCACCTGCTTGTCTCGGACTGCACCGTGCGCGCCCCGATGCTTGCCGAAACGATGGACCTGCACGCGGCCCTGAAGGTCTTTACCCGGATAGAGATTGACGAACTCTGCGTGAAGGATAGGCAAGGGAACCTGGTGGGTACGCTCTCGCATTCCGCCATATTCCGCGCCTACGAGACCCTCGTAAGCCGCAATGCTTAG
- a CDS encoding TatD family hydrolase: MAIFDSHLHLARLPQPLELARELHERDYRYRAVACEPWEWKAVDGIWTGASETGWFEGCGRSYGLHPMIAAQVAEGAINGGPEDLWTELRRLLESDPNTQVGEAGLDRRYAGYEPGGVQEKVFRKQAEMALELGRDLQIHCVGDYGRIIRVLREAGFAAGLKCARPDSSIKRPRPVFHRFGGDAGIVKAGLSLGALFSIHADTLRKKATREALALIPREHLLFETDADESFIETLVATRGSGDAITPQDVAVMLEDTLRDVVARFSPSPQRG, encoded by the coding sequence ATGGCGATTTTTGACTCACATTTGCACCTCGCAAGACTACCGCAACCCCTTGAACTGGCACGGGAACTGCATGAACGCGATTACCGGTACAGGGCTGTGGCATGCGAACCGTGGGAATGGAAGGCGGTTGACGGGATATGGACAGGAGCCTCCGAAACCGGCTGGTTCGAGGGATGCGGACGCAGTTACGGACTGCACCCGATGATTGCAGCACAAGTTGCGGAAGGAGCGATCAACGGGGGTCCAGAGGACTTATGGACAGAACTGCGCCGGCTGCTGGAGAGCGACCCGAACACACAAGTCGGAGAAGCGGGACTGGACCGACGGTATGCGGGCTATGAACCAGGCGGAGTGCAAGAGAAGGTTTTTCGCAAGCAGGCGGAAATGGCTCTCGAACTCGGGCGAGACCTGCAAATCCATTGCGTGGGCGACTACGGGCGCATAATCAGGGTGTTGCGCGAAGCCGGGTTCGCCGCGGGCTTAAAATGCGCACGCCCCGATTCAAGCATTAAACGGCCGCGCCCCGTATTCCACAGGTTCGGCGGCGACGCGGGCATCGTAAAGGCGGGCCTTTCGCTGGGCGCATTATTCTCCATTCATGCGGATACACTCCGCAAGAAGGCGACGCGGGAAGCCCTCGCGCTAATCCCGCGGGAGCATCTCCTTTTCGAGACGGACGCCGACGAATCGTTTATCGAAACGCTTGTCGCCACGCGCGGATCAGGAGATGCCATCACGCCACAAGATGTCGCCGTGATGCTCGAAGATACGCTCAGAGACGTTGTTGCAAGATTCTCGCCGTCTCCCCAAAGAGGATAA
- the mfd gene encoding transcription-repair coupling factor has protein sequence MTLQEFIQEIPAGSLSLFADAGNEAIHVNGASIPLASMMVAKRFFDRPGNMLVVAKDFKSAEVWMENLQSLVGEDFVRFFPSIGLKPYEQKVPFEGVVEERLKFFRDVGDVQKPIVAVCAVDALLAKLPAPGGFKREMRTLKVGDVLEPATLRPWFLDHGFVEQPVVSSVGEFSVRGCIVDVNCFLYPHPIRIEFFGDEIESIRSFDIFTQRSVERMDRVTLYPMGEWTLPDAELAKYGGDLTGLWWKRARYEKLNCSLLDYLPGASLVFEELSAISEAASRMNAAYESTYNEIRATVPDVVPASEIWFKFNELAMMFPGHASLDITHVETEASNWYKVESRPQDFASAGTAEVAKKIEDFSAGGGEVYVVAPTPGALARLKHVFEGLPVADYFVGNLSEGFWLDNEKIAFLTETRIFNRHATKSRKRQIAGSVTSALMVESLNRGDFVAHEDHGVGRYLGLVRVEVNGGLVDCALLEYEGGDRLKFPVSDLQKIERLEVSEEKIPKLDRLGGKSWENLKKRVKEKVVKIARDLVELYAKRELVEGFAFPPDGRMQQEFEDAFEYEPTPDQVKATAEIKRDMECRKPMDRLVCGDVGFGKTEVAMRAAFKCITAKKQVAILVPTTILAAQHYENFRDRFAAFPVNIALVNRYKTAKEKKEIFQQLSEGKIDIVVGTHALLSEKNQFKDIGLLIIDEEQKFGVKQKEKLRELRMTVDTLSMSATPIPRTLHLSMTGVRDISLINTPPMNRLPVETKLLKRDDMVLAGAIRDELARGGQVFVVNDRVQNINTLAEEVESWVPEARVAVAHGQMNDRDLERVMESFLSREFDILVSTSIIESGLDVPNANTIIIMNAHHFGISQLYQMRGRVGRSDVLAKAYLVTPARGEISQESMRRLKALEQFSDLGSGYQLAMRDLEIRGAGNLLGQEQHGFIAEVGFETYVRLVREAVEMLRGGTTEKPVQPRVEIGVDAYLPEDYIQDGLTRIGMYQRIARISSSAEVESVRQELVDRFGELPVPANMLLLVTEIGLHAGRLRMQGLQQRKGILVATFVEFPPIETRVLGEIAGKSTCPMRYVGTSPLQAVFELGTAPAETLAERIAELFRQFADITPTPAKAEPANPLFRDTNILN, from the coding sequence ATGACGCTGCAGGAATTTATCCAGGAAATCCCGGCCGGCTCGCTTTCGCTCTTTGCGGACGCGGGTAACGAGGCGATACACGTAAACGGGGCCTCCATCCCGCTTGCGTCCATGATGGTGGCGAAGCGCTTTTTCGACCGGCCCGGCAACATGCTTGTTGTCGCGAAGGATTTCAAGAGTGCCGAAGTCTGGATGGAAAATCTCCAGAGCCTCGTGGGCGAGGACTTTGTTCGTTTTTTCCCTTCGATAGGGCTCAAGCCCTACGAGCAGAAGGTTCCGTTCGAGGGCGTTGTCGAGGAGCGCCTCAAGTTTTTCCGTGATGTGGGCGATGTGCAGAAACCGATTGTTGCCGTTTGTGCTGTAGATGCCCTGCTCGCGAAGTTGCCTGCTCCCGGCGGATTTAAACGCGAAATGCGCACGCTCAAGGTGGGCGATGTGCTGGAACCTGCAACACTTCGCCCGTGGTTCCTGGATCATGGATTCGTGGAACAGCCCGTAGTGAGTTCGGTTGGCGAGTTCTCGGTACGCGGTTGCATCGTGGACGTGAACTGTTTCTTGTACCCGCACCCGATACGCATTGAGTTCTTTGGCGACGAGATTGAATCCATCCGCAGTTTCGATATCTTCACGCAGCGTTCCGTGGAACGGATGGACCGCGTGACGCTCTACCCGATGGGCGAATGGACGCTGCCCGACGCGGAACTGGCAAAATACGGTGGCGACCTGACGGGGTTATGGTGGAAGCGCGCCCGGTACGAGAAACTGAACTGCAGTCTGCTGGATTACCTGCCGGGGGCAAGCCTCGTGTTCGAGGAACTTTCCGCCATTTCGGAGGCGGCGTCCCGGATGAATGCCGCCTACGAATCTACGTACAATGAAATCCGTGCGACCGTGCCCGATGTGGTACCCGCAAGCGAAATTTGGTTCAAGTTCAATGAACTTGCGATGATGTTCCCGGGGCATGCCTCGCTTGATATTACTCACGTGGAGACGGAAGCCTCGAATTGGTACAAGGTGGAATCGCGCCCGCAGGATTTTGCGAGCGCAGGGACTGCCGAGGTGGCGAAGAAAATCGAGGATTTCAGTGCAGGCGGTGGCGAGGTATATGTAGTCGCGCCTACTCCGGGTGCTCTTGCCCGCCTGAAGCACGTGTTCGAGGGATTGCCTGTTGCAGATTACTTTGTCGGTAACTTGAGCGAAGGCTTCTGGCTCGATAATGAAAAGATTGCCTTCCTTACCGAGACCCGCATATTCAACCGCCATGCGACCAAGTCCAGGAAACGCCAAATTGCAGGCTCGGTGACGAGCGCCCTGATGGTGGAATCGCTCAACCGCGGGGATTTTGTCGCTCACGAGGATCACGGCGTGGGCCGCTACCTCGGGCTTGTGCGCGTTGAGGTGAACGGCGGTCTTGTGGATTGCGCCCTGCTGGAATACGAGGGCGGGGACCGCCTCAAGTTCCCGGTTTCTGACCTGCAGAAGATAGAACGCCTGGAGGTTTCCGAGGAAAAAATCCCGAAGCTCGACCGCCTGGGTGGCAAGAGCTGGGAAAACCTCAAGAAGCGCGTGAAGGAGAAGGTCGTAAAGATTGCCCGCGACCTTGTGGAACTCTATGCGAAACGCGAACTTGTCGAAGGTTTTGCCTTCCCGCCCGACGGCAGGATGCAACAGGAATTCGAGGATGCCTTCGAGTACGAGCCTACGCCTGACCAGGTGAAGGCTACTGCGGAAATCAAACGCGATATGGAATGCCGCAAGCCCATGGACCGCCTTGTTTGTGGAGATGTTGGATTCGGCAAGACGGAAGTTGCCATGCGGGCTGCGTTCAAGTGCATTACCGCCAAGAAGCAGGTGGCGATTCTCGTGCCTACGACAATCCTTGCCGCCCAGCATTACGAGAACTTCCGCGACCGTTTTGCCGCATTCCCGGTGAATATCGCGCTCGTGAACCGCTACAAGACCGCGAAGGAAAAGAAGGAAATTTTCCAGCAGCTCTCCGAAGGGAAAATCGATATCGTGGTAGGGACGCACGCGCTTTTGAGCGAGAAGAATCAGTTCAAGGATATCGGGCTCCTCATCATTGACGAGGAACAGAAGTTCGGCGTGAAGCAGAAGGAAAAGTTGCGCGAACTCCGCATGACGGTGGATACGCTCAGCATGAGCGCAACCCCGATTCCGCGTACGCTGCACCTGAGCATGACAGGCGTGCGCGATATCTCGCTTATCAATACGCCGCCCATGAACCGCCTGCCGGTAGAGACGAAACTCCTGAAACGCGACGACATGGTTTTGGCCGGTGCCATCCGTGACGAACTGGCGCGGGGCGGGCAGGTCTTTGTGGTGAACGACCGCGTGCAGAATATCAATACGCTTGCCGAAGAAGTGGAATCGTGGGTGCCGGAAGCCCGCGTGGCCGTGGCCCACGGGCAGATGAACGACCGCGACCTGGAACGCGTGATGGAAAGCTTCCTCTCTCGCGAATTCGATATCCTCGTGAGTACGAGCATCATCGAGTCGGGCCTGGACGTGCCGAACGCGAACACCATCATCATTATGAATGCGCACCATTTTGGCATAAGCCAGCTTTACCAGATGCGCGGGCGTGTGGGCCGTAGCGACGTGCTCGCGAAGGCTTACCTGGTTACACCCGCAAGGGGCGAGATTTCTCAGGAATCCATGCGCCGTTTAAAGGCGCTGGAACAGTTCAGCGACCTGGGGAGCGGCTACCAGTTGGCCATGCGCGATTTGGAAATCCGCGGTGCGGGTAACCTGCTGGGCCAGGAACAGCACGGGTTTATCGCCGAGGTGGGTTTCGAGACGTATGTGCGCCTGGTTCGCGAGGCGGTGGAAATGCTCCGCGGGGGCACAACCGAAAAGCCGGTGCAGCCGCGTGTGGAAATCGGCGTGGATGCCTACCTGCCCGAGGACTACATCCAGGATGGACTTACCCGCATCGGGATGTACCAGCGGATTGCCCGCATCTCGAGTTCTGCGGAGGTGGAAAGCGTTCGCCAGGAACTTGTGGACCGCTTCGGTGAACTTCCGGTACCCGCGAATATGCTCCTTCTCGTAACCGAAATCGGGCTACACGCCGGCAGGCTCCGCATGCAGGGCCTGCAGCAGCGCAAGGGAATCCTGGTGGCGACGTTCGTGGAGTTCCCGCCTATAGAAACTCGTGTACTGGGGGAGATTGCCGGCAAGAGCACTTGCCCCATGCGCTATGTGGGCACGTCGCCCCTGCAGGCGGTATTCGAACTCGGTACGGCCCCCGCAGAAACGCTCGCTGAGCGCATTGCAGAACTGTTCCGGCAGTTCGCCGACATCACGCCGACGCCTGCGAAGGCGGAACCCGCAAACCCGCTCTTTAGGGACACGAATATCCTGAACTAG